In Tripterygium wilfordii isolate XIE 37 chromosome 15, ASM1340144v1, whole genome shotgun sequence, one DNA window encodes the following:
- the LOC119979838 gene encoding uncharacterized protein LOC119979838, translated as QEFLKIIRQSEYMIVDQLKKTPAKISILELIMSSEPHRQVLMRMLNQAYVSDKIPTDSFNGIVGNVLASHLLSFTEDDIPPEGMGHNKALHISAMCRGKELASILVDNGSSLNILPKETFEKLPIDRSYLRPVPMVVRAFDGTRREIMGEIEIPLQVASVTFNVPFVVMDISPTYSCLLGRPWIHTAGAVPSSLHQMLKFVHDGRVYIVKGQSEWMVASLEIEILPEMLRQVNQEEKIIQPHQEVTEVVNLGTETEKKEVKVGAAFEGENKKKLIDLLHNYQDVFAWSYQDMPGLDTSIVVHKLPLIPECTPVKQKLRRLKADMLLKIRDEVKKQFDAGFLAVARYPEWVANIVPVPKKDGKVRMCVDYRDLNRASPKDNFPLPHIDVLVDNTARHSTFSFMDGFSGYNQIKMAPEDREKTTFITLWGTFCYKVMPFGLKNAGATYQRAMVTLFHDMMHREVEVYVDDMIAKSKEGEDHIVNLQKLFDRLRKHQLKLNPAKCTFGATSGKLLGFIVSRKGIEVDPDKVKAILEMPPPRTEKEVRGFLGRLNYVARFISQLTATCEPIFKLLRKSNSTEWNEDCQIAFEKIKKYLKSPPVLMPPVAGRPLILYLTVSDISMGCVLGQHDSSGRIEHAIYYLSKKFTSCEANYSMLEKTCCSLVWAAHRLRQYMLYHTTWLISRMDPIKYIFEKPSLSGRIAKWQMLLSEYDILYVTQKAIKGSAIADYLADGAIDDTQSMDLKFPDIDVMTVSIEEGNQKDLAKWTMLFDGASNIMGCGIGVVLISPDENIIPFTAKLYFECTNNVAEYEACTMGIQAAIDMGIRRLQVYGDSQLVIRQLNDEWETKDDKLIPYYQHIKKLVKFFDWIEFDHIPREENQIADALATLAAMFDVDPKGEVQLIKIEKREVRGYCSNLEEEPDGKPWYHDIQQYIEKKEYPSGASENDKRTIRRLAGSFFLNGNVLYKRNDGVVFLRCVDMAEAKLIMEEIHEGICGTHSSGYAMARKIIRAGYYWLTMERDCISYANRCHKCQIYADRTHVSVNPLHVLTSPWPFSMWGLDVIGPIEPKASNGHRFILVAIDYFTKWVEAASYSNVTSGVVVRFLRKEIVCRYGVPERIITDNGTNFNSKMVKDFCDQFKIYHHNSTPYRPKMNGAVEAANKNIKKIIGKMTENYKDWHEKIPFALYGYRTSIRTSTGETPFSLVYGMEAVLPIEVEIPSLRVVLEAGLEESEWTRMRYEQLNLIEERRLRAICKGQLYQRRLMKAHNKKVRPRSFREGELVLKMILPPQKDHRGKWTPNYEGPYVVKKAFEGGALILTRMDGEELSNPVNADAIKKYYS; from the exons caggagttcctgaaaattattcgacagagtgagtacatgatagtggatcaattgaagaaaacccctgcaaagatttcgatcttggagttgataatgagttctgaaccgcatcgacaagtcttgatgagaatgttaaatcaggcgtatgtatcagacaaaattcctacagactcttttaatggcattgtgggaaatgtgttggcgtcccatttattgtcctttactgaggatgatattccgcctgaagggatggggcacaacaaagctttgcatatttcagccatgtgtcgtggaaaggaattagcaagtattttggtggataatgggtcatcgctcaatattttaccaaaggagacttttgaaaagttgccgattgacagatcttatttaagaccagtgccgatggtagtaagggcattcgacggaacacgtagagagattatgggagaaattgaaatacctttacaggttgcaagcgtaactttcaatgtaccatttgtggtaatggatatctcaccaacttacagttgcctgttgggacgaccttggattcacactgcaggagccgttccctcatcgttgcatcagatgctcaagtttgtccATGATGGAagagtttatatagtaaagggccagtcagaatggatggttgctagtttg gaaattgagattttacctgaaatgttaagacaagtcaatcaagaggagaaaataatacagccacatcaagaggtaacagaagttgttaatttgggaactgaaacggagaaaaaggaggttaaggtaggagctgccttcgaaggagaaaacaagaagaaattgatagatttattgcataattaccaggatgtctttgcatggtcttatcaggatatgcccggtcttgatacaagtatagttgttcacaagttgccattaattccagaatgtactccagtgaaacaaaagttgaggagattaaaggcagatatgcttttgaaaataagagatgaagtgaagaagcagtttgacgctggttttttagcagtggctagataccctgaatgggtggcaaatattgtacctgttcccaagaaggatggtaaggttcggatgtgtgtcgattacagagatctcaatcgtgcaagcccgaaggataattttcctcttccccatatcgacgttttggtggataatacggctagacattcaactttctctttcatggatggattttcgggttacaatcagatcaagatggcgccagaggatcgtgagaaaacgacttttattaccctctggggaaccttttgctataaagtcatgccgtttggtctgaagaatgctggtgctacttatcaacgagccatggtcactttgtttcatgacatgatgcatagagaagttgaagtatatgtcgatgatatgatagcaaaatccaaagaaggtgaagatcatattgtgaatcttcagaagttgtttgatcgattaaggaaacatcaattgaagttgaatccagctaagtgcacatttggggcaacctcggggaagttgttaggttttattgtaagcaggaaaggaattgaggtagatcctgataaagtgaaggcgatcttggagatgccaccccctcggacagaaaaggaagttaggggtttcttgggaagattgaattacgttgccagattcatttcacagttgacagctacttgtgaacctatctttaaattgttgcgtaagagtaactctactgagtggaacgaagattgtcagattgcattcgaaaagatcaagaaatacttgaaaagtcctccagtgttgatgcctcctgtggctggcaggccgcttattctttatttgactgtctcggatatttcgatgggatgtgtgcttggacagcatgattcatcaggaaggatagagcatgccatttattacttaagcaagaagtttactagttgtgaagcaaattattcgatgttggagaaaacgtgttgctctttggtttgggctgcacaccggcttagacaatacatgctttatcatacgacgtggttgatttccaggatggatcctatcaaatacatttttgagaaaccttctctttcagggaggatagctaaatggcagatgttgttatcagaatatgatattttgtatgttacacagaaggcaatcaaagggagtgcaatagcagattatttggcagatggagcaattgatgatactcagtctatggatttgaagtttccagatattgatgtcatgactgtgtcgatagaagaagggaatcagaaggatttggcaaaatggactatgttgttcgatggggcttctaatatcatgggatgtggaattggtgtagtgttaatatcacctgatgagaatattatcccgtttacagctaagttgtatttcgaatgtactaacaatgtggctgagtatgaagcatgtacgatgggaattcaagctgctatcgatatggggattaggaggctacaggtctatggtgactcacagttggtgattaggcaattgaatgatgagtgggaaactaaagatgacaagctcattccatattaccaacatatcaaaaagttagttaagttttttgattggattgagtttgatcatatccccagggaagaaaatcaaatagcagatgctttggcgactttggcggcaatgtttgatgtagacccaaaaggggaagtgcagctaattaaaattgagaaacgagaagttcgaggttactgttcaaatttagaggaagagcctgatggtaaaccatggtatcatgatatccaacagtacattgaaaagaaagaatatccatcaggggcatcagagaatgataagcgcaccatcaggagattggcgggatctttcttcttgaatggaaatgttctttataaaaggaatgatggggtagttttcttgcgttgtgtcgatatggcggaggctaaactaattatggaggaaattcatgaaggaatatgtgggactcattccagcggatatgcaatggcacggaagattatacgtgcagggtattattggttaaccatggagagggattgcataagttatgcaaaccgatgccataagtgccagatttatgcagacaggacacatgtttcggttaatccattacatgtgttgacgtcaccatggcctttctcgatgtggggattagatgtcatcggtccaattgagccaaaggcttctaatgggcatcgtttcattttggttgctattgattattttaccaagtgggtggaggctgcttcatattctaatgtgacgagtggcgtggttgttcggtttttgaggaaagagattgtttgtcgatatggagtcccagaaagaattatcactgataatggcacgaatttcaatagcaaaatggtgaaggatttttgtgaccagttcaaaatttatcaccataattcgactccttatcgtccgaagatgaatggggctgtcgaagcggcgaataagaatatcaagaagatcattgggaagatgacagagaattacaaagattggcatgagaagatcccttttgctctatatggttatcggacctcaatacggacatctaccggggagacacctttctccttggtgtatggcatggaagcggttttgcctatcgaagtggagattccatcccttcgagtagttctggaggcaggattggaagaatcagaatggactcgaatgcgatatgaacagttgaatttgattgaagaacgaagattacgagcaatttgtaaagggcaattgtatcaaagaagattgatgaaagcacataataagaaagttcgacctcgcagtttcagggagggagagttagtgttgaagatgattttgccacctcaaaaggatcaccgagggaagtggacaccgaactatgagggaccatatgtggtgaaaaaagcttttgaagggggtgcattaattttgacaagaatggatggagaagaattgtctaatccggtgaatgcagacgccatcaaaaagtattactcatag